A window of the Spirochaeta lutea genome harbors these coding sequences:
- a CDS encoding carbohydrate ABC transporter permease — MAHYTKDWRVPTMLVTPSLILVGLIVVFPIAFTVYISLTNMNIYHWNNFELQGFQNYIRAFSTLDGGFIEAFLRTVLWTLINLILQYFIALGVGLMLNTPRLRFQGLYRTIFMIPWAVPGYISALIWRNGLFNFRYGLLNKILVRLGLEPIQWLSQDFNAFIAVLIVNLWLALPFMILVVLGGLQSIDKEYYESAQIDGANLLTQIQHITVPLLRPVLVPAMTITAFVTFKQFDIVYLMTQQMGSKTGADIHMVITYAFENAFVTNNYGFSSALSVIIFVMIILMTVGSEVVQRRFKTGGEV, encoded by the coding sequence TTGGCACATTATACAAAAGATTGGCGGGTTCCTACGATGTTGGTTACCCCGTCTCTCATACTGGTAGGATTGATTGTGGTGTTTCCCATTGCCTTCACCGTCTATATCAGTTTGACCAACATGAACATTTATCACTGGAATAATTTTGAGCTCCAGGGGTTTCAGAATTATATCAGGGCATTCTCGACCTTGGACGGCGGTTTTATTGAGGCCTTCCTTCGTACGGTATTGTGGACCCTTATCAACCTCATACTTCAGTACTTCATTGCCCTTGGGGTCGGTCTTATGTTGAATACCCCACGATTACGGTTCCAGGGCTTATACCGTACCATTTTCATGATACCCTGGGCGGTCCCAGGGTATATCTCCGCCCTCATTTGGCGGAATGGGTTGTTTAATTTCCGCTACGGATTGCTGAATAAAATACTTGTTCGTCTTGGGCTTGAGCCCATTCAGTGGCTGAGTCAAGATTTCAATGCCTTCATTGCTGTCCTCATTGTGAATCTATGGCTGGCTCTCCCCTTTATGATCCTGGTTGTGTTAGGCGGGCTACAGAGTATCGACAAGGAGTACTATGAATCTGCCCAAATCGACGGTGCCAATCTTCTAACCCAAATCCAGCATATCACGGTACCGTTGCTTCGGCCGGTTCTCGTGCCGGCGATGACCATCACCGCCTTTGTTACCTTCAAACAATTTGACATAGTTTATCTAATGACCCAGCAGATGGGTAGTAAAACCGGAGCGGATATCCATATGGTCATTACCTATGCATTTGAAAATGCCTTCGTAACCAACAATTACGGATTCAGCTCAGCACTGTCGGTCATCATCTTCGTCATGATCATTCTAATGACTGTGGGCAGTGAAGTAGTCCAGCGCCGATTTAAGACCGGGGGGGAAGTATGA
- a CDS encoding glycoside hydrolase family 13 protein, which produces MNTAGICHRMKSEYAFALSEDELVIRLRTAKGDVQRVVVFYGDRAFPDNPIRLDPVEMEAAGSTLYHDWWEVRLQESLPRICYYFWIQSGSESAYYFGNEIRESPLVHRSEYYQFPYLNRDDLFTVPQWYQESVMYQIFPDSFAKGRRLSPAGGRPGVFLSKTTDHGDWGKAPGTPALPEVKPEEVVCGSRHGGTIQGIRENLDYLADLGVSCLYLNPIMPAHHWHKYDIIDYFTIDPVFGTEKDLSQLVEACHDRGIRVLLDGVFNHAGEYFFAFRDLMERGEESPYRDWFYQADLPALAVYPPNYAAFGYEPHMPKLNTGNPEVRDYFCRVGQYWIQKFNLDGWRLDVANEVDHGFWRAFRQAVSEVNPHAVLVGEIWEDSNAWLDGTQYHSTMNYEFSRVCREFFAEEQISPQTFMEKAQGLLMRYPEQVSGAQMNLLDSHDVPRFMVWCNGLPERMAGAVFFQFTFPGVPSVYMGDELGYTGLEEAEYRKPIEWDKPAPVPEFAELYRRLITIRREDPVLQYGSYRPWAGDHPHRVIGFWRIIPPGENPKHPKNQEPTRGFTAHPRGINPCQGSSNSRLVVINAGHRPYRLSVPPEFQGSSVVDLVSNQRISEGDEITIAPGRGVILRPSDGA; this is translated from the coding sequence ATGAATACAGCAGGTATCTGTCATAGAATGAAAAGTGAATATGCCTTTGCACTAAGCGAAGACGAACTCGTTATCCGACTACGAACCGCCAAGGGTGATGTACAGCGAGTCGTCGTGTTCTACGGCGATCGAGCCTTCCCGGACAACCCTATCCGTCTTGATCCCGTTGAAATGGAAGCAGCCGGGTCCACCCTCTACCATGACTGGTGGGAGGTTCGGCTTCAGGAGAGTCTGCCCCGTATATGCTACTATTTTTGGATTCAAAGCGGCAGCGAATCTGCCTATTATTTTGGAAACGAGATCCGTGAATCCCCCTTGGTTCACCGGAGTGAGTACTACCAATTCCCATACCTAAACAGGGACGACCTTTTCACGGTGCCGCAATGGTATCAGGAATCCGTGATGTATCAGATCTTCCCGGATAGTTTCGCCAAAGGGAGACGCCTGAGCCCCGCCGGAGGAAGGCCGGGTGTGTTTCTCTCCAAAACTACCGACCATGGTGATTGGGGGAAGGCCCCCGGAACCCCAGCCCTTCCCGAGGTCAAGCCCGAAGAGGTAGTCTGTGGAAGCCGGCATGGCGGCACTATTCAGGGGATCCGGGAGAACCTGGATTACCTCGCCGATCTGGGGGTGTCTTGCCTCTATCTGAACCCCATTATGCCCGCTCACCATTGGCATAAATATGATATTATTGATTATTTTACCATCGATCCGGTATTTGGAACCGAGAAAGATCTCTCCCAGCTGGTTGAGGCCTGCCACGACCGGGGGATTCGGGTGCTGTTAGACGGGGTGTTCAACCACGCCGGGGAGTATTTTTTCGCCTTTCGGGATCTTATGGAACGGGGAGAGGAAAGCCCCTACCGTGACTGGTTTTACCAGGCTGACCTGCCCGCTCTAGCCGTCTATCCCCCTAACTACGCCGCCTTTGGGTACGAACCCCATATGCCCAAGCTAAACACCGGGAATCCTGAGGTCCGGGACTACTTCTGTCGGGTAGGGCAATACTGGATACAGAAATTTAACCTGGACGGTTGGCGCCTGGATGTTGCCAACGAGGTAGACCATGGATTCTGGCGGGCCTTTCGGCAGGCAGTATCCGAGGTCAATCCTCACGCAGTATTAGTGGGGGAGATCTGGGAGGATTCCAACGCCTGGCTGGACGGGACCCAGTATCACTCCACCATGAACTACGAATTCTCCCGGGTCTGCCGTGAGTTTTTTGCTGAAGAACAAATCTCCCCCCAGACATTCATGGAAAAAGCCCAGGGTCTGCTGATGCGGTATCCCGAGCAAGTCAGTGGTGCACAGATGAATCTGCTGGATAGTCACGATGTGCCCCGCTTCATGGTATGGTGCAACGGGTTGCCTGAACGAATGGCTGGGGCAGTATTCTTTCAGTTCACCTTTCCGGGGGTTCCCAGCGTGTATATGGGGGACGAACTGGGATACACCGGTTTGGAAGAGGCGGAGTACCGCAAACCCATCGAATGGGATAAACCGGCGCCGGTTCCTGAATTTGCAGAACTCTATCGGAGACTCATAACAATACGGCGGGAAGACCCCGTCCTTCAGTATGGAAGCTACCGTCCCTGGGCAGGAGATCATCCCCACAGGGTTATCGGCTTCTGGAGGATTATCCCTCCCGGGGAGAACCCAAAGCATCCCAAGAATCAAGAACCAACCCGGGGGTTCACCGCTCACCCCCGGGGGATCAACCCGTGCCAGGGCAGCTCCAACTCCCGGTTGGTGGTGATCAATGCCGGCCATCGTCCCTACCGGTTGAGTGTTCCGCCGGAATTCCAGGGAAGCTCCGTGGTGGACCTGGTCTCAAATCAACGAATCTCCGAGGGAGATGAAATAACCATTGCCCCGGGAAGGGGGGTTATACTCAGACCCTCCGATGGAGCATAA
- a CDS encoding sugar ABC transporter permease — translation MALIVLSAGFLLPIIYTLSLSFSGQGGLVSSSLGLIPEKLTLENYRIILMDKPFFQWFGNSALLALGTVFFALVVAVPSAWAFSRFRFPGRRGLLYLFLLLNAFPSILSMVAIYRLFRTFGLMNSYLGLMMVYTGMMIIFAIWNMKGYFDTISISLEEAARIEGAGTLRILATVSLPLALPAVIVTSVLIFITTWNEYIYAVSFLTSQDKFTLAAGLYSLQGTQYTTNWPVFTAGAVIVTIPVLIVFFLIQRFMVGGLTAGGSKY, via the coding sequence ATGGCACTCATCGTACTCAGCGCCGGGTTCTTGCTGCCGATTATCTATACCCTGAGTCTATCCTTCAGCGGTCAGGGAGGGTTGGTCTCCAGCTCTCTGGGATTAATTCCTGAGAAGCTTACCCTGGAAAACTATCGAATTATCCTTATGGACAAGCCTTTTTTTCAGTGGTTTGGCAACTCCGCCCTGTTAGCCCTGGGCACGGTGTTTTTTGCCCTGGTGGTGGCCGTGCCCTCTGCCTGGGCCTTCTCCCGATTCCGGTTTCCCGGGCGCCGGGGATTGTTGTACCTTTTCCTGCTGCTGAATGCCTTTCCCTCAATCTTGAGCATGGTGGCTATCTACCGGCTCTTTCGAACCTTTGGTTTAATGAACAGCTATCTGGGACTCATGATGGTGTATACGGGAATGATGATTATCTTCGCAATTTGGAACATGAAGGGGTACTTCGACACAATTTCAATTTCCCTGGAAGAAGCGGCGCGGATTGAAGGCGCAGGCACCCTACGCATTCTGGCAACAGTGAGTCTTCCCCTCGCTCTTCCGGCAGTGATTGTAACATCCGTACTCATCTTTATAACTACCTGGAATGAATATATTTACGCCGTCAGCTTCTTGACCAGCCAAGATAAGTTCACTCTTGCTGCAGGATTGTATTCCCTCCAGGGAACTCAGTACACCACCAATTGGCCGGTTTTTACCGCAGGCGCTGTCATTGTCACCATACCGGTGCTGATAGTGTTCTTTCTGATCCAGCGCTTTATGGTGGGAGGGCTCACCGCTGGGGGCTCAAAATACTAA